From Aspergillus luchuensis IFO 4308 DNA, chromosome 2, nearly complete sequence:
cagaaggaggaagaacatcGACATCGACATCTTGAATCATAGCATCAGCAAAGTTGCTGGGAAAGTCGCCGGGGTTATTTTCATTAGTTGTAGGGTCACCACCATTGCCCATCGTGTATAGACCAGATTTTGCATCCGCATGCAAGATATACGGTTCATAAGGAGCGGAGGAGTCATCGTTATCGAACTCGAGTCCATAAATACCAAACATGTCGCCGGTCACGGGCTCATTGCTGTCCGCCAGTAGTGCGCGCTGCATGAACATATCGCGGATCTCGTCCTCAGTGCACCCGTGCTTACTGCCCATATGGACCCACAGATCGTAGTTCCGGTGGAACCGGTGTGGACAGCCTTCGATGAAGCAGGTGATCTGTCGGCCGGTTTCTTCGGCATAACCTTCACCTGTGAGAGCGGCCAATGCGGACGGACCGGTTTGGTGAGAGTCCGGTGTCTTGTTCAGACCTAGACGCTGTCGGCGCTCGGCTTTGGCGTTGGGGAAGCCGAGATGTGCGGTGCGAATGTGCTCCTCGAGGGCGAGTTTACTTCCGTAGCGTTTTCCGCAGCCGTCGGCGCCTGTCCAGCCGACGACTCGCTTGGACATGGACAGGTCGGTCTCGCCGCAGACGAAGCGCTTTTCGCCTTGGTGAACGGTGCGGATATGCACAGTTAGGTTGCCCTTCTTGGTGAAGCTGCTGTCGCAACCGGGTATGGTGCAGGGGAAGACTTTTCGCTCTTCTAGACTCACGTTGCCGTGGCTGACTTCTAGATGACGGCGGAGTTCTCGGGCTGTGGAACAGATCAGGTTGCAATTGGGACATTGTGGGGGGTGGACTGTTCGGATGTGAGCTTGGAGGAGGGCGTAAGTCGGGAATGTTGATGTGGTGGGAGCGGGAGtctcggatgatgatgggtttgcCTGCTCGGCCTGCTGGGTACACTCCGTGCAGGTGAACCGTTTCTCGGTGTGGATGCGACTTTCATGAGCTCGAAGGTGTCCTGCGGTGTCAAATGCCATTGGGCATTTCTGGCCGGTAGTCGGGTCGATGTGCGGGCAAGAGAAGGGTTTCTGTTTCAAATGCACGCTCATGATGTGTTTTTGGAGCGTCGAGTGTTTCCGGAAGGTCTCATCGCAGGGCGGAAATTCTGTGCAGCGGTACTTGTCTCTGCCATCATGAGCAGCTATGTGTCGACGAAGACGTGAGCCAGTTACGAAGCTCTTCCCACATCCGGGGCGATCGCATACGTAGTCTCTGATTCCGGTATGGGCGCTTTTAATGTGATGGCTCAGATGCGATGCTCGAAGAAACGTCTTATCGCAATCGTCGTGGGTACATCGGAAGAGTCGTTCATTGTTGTGTGAGCGCAGGTGTTCCTGTAGTCGTGCTGGACGGTTGAAGGCCTTCGTGCAACCTTCGAAAGGGCAGCGGTGAGTTTTCAGCTCTGAAGGATATCTAGCGGATATAGTCGACATTGGAGTAGCTGGTGTCTCGTGAAGACTACCGCTAGCGACACTGGAGTCATCCGAAAAGTCATACTCGGGGTCCGAGTGTTTTTCTTCATATATTGGGTCTGGAGTATATGGCAGACAATTAGTATCAGACGGAATCTAGACTCGGCCTCTGGGCATATCTTACCGACATCGTCCAGCGTTGTCCGGCTTTGTAGCCGCTTCGCGTTGGGGAGATCCCCCGAGGCTTTTCGCTTCTGAGCCATAGCTCCGCGGCCCTCTAGACCATCCAAGCCTGATTAATGAGCACTGGACTGGCgacaggaaggaaagaaaaatcaaGATGAAAGTGATGGCTGCACGACGACATCCAGAAATTTTGCCGAGGCGGTGAACGGCGGCACCCAAAGGAGTCTAGCGCCGGACGAGCAACAGGAACTTTTTCCGGGTTCTGAGAGTCGCGACTTCGATTTCTTCACGAGGAAGAAAAGCCCGTCGCAACAGTTCATCGTCTCGTCCCCAACCCGGCCCGGTCGCGGTGCTGTCATTGTTTTCGCTGCTGCCATATTCGATTGGTGTTTTGTCCCAATCTTGCCCTACTTAATCCGCCACCATGTCTGACTACGGAGACCACGATGCTGAGGAAACGTAAGAGACCGGTCCCCATAAGAGCTTGAGCTTGCGCAGGTCAATGCTGCGCGTCTGCATTACCTATCGATGGCAGTCATTCTTGCTAGGTGAAAATTCCGATGTTCTGACTAGGATTGTCCTATAGTTACGACTACGAGCCGGAGCAGGAGTACGATGACAACGAGCCCGAAGATTTCCTAAACCCCGAGGATGTCGATGTCGCAGAAGGAGGCGCCGATGAATATGGCGAAGGCTCATACGCGCCTGCTGTCAACGGAAACCACATTGTCGCTTCAGGCGACCCGAATGCGGGGTATGCGGGCAAGGTCATGGAGCAGAcgcgggagaagaaggtcccGAACGACCAGCGCCAGACAACTCCATACATGACCAAGTACGAGCGCGCGCGTGTCCTGGGTACTCGGGCCCTGCAGATCAGGTTCGTCTCGGCAATCGATGCGGCATCAAGGATGGGTTGAGAAGCGCAATCGGATGCTGACCATGTCTCTAGTATGAACGCCCCGGTGCTCGTCGATCTCGAGGGCGAGACGGATCCTCTACAGATTGCCATCAAGGAgttgaaccagaagaagatcccaCTGATTGTGCGGAGATATCTTCCCGACGGATGGTAAGCGGGCCTTCTCCATGTGGGTTTGACAATTTGACGTATTCGATCTAATCATTATTTTTGCGATACAGGTACGAGGACTGGACTTGCGAAGAATTACTCTAGACGTGGAGACGACAGGTGGTTGTATTTTTTTCCAAATGGCTTCTTGGTACTTTATTGTGTATGTGTTTGGTCTAAGGATCTTTCCCTCTGGGCAGCATAGCGTTTGGAGTTTCGGAGTAGGGTAGCGGGCCATACTGGCCTAGGCAGCCACTGGGACACTgggaagacaaagaaaactCAAAAGAATAACGCACTGCAGtctatatattagtaaaattcAAAAAAGTTTGATGTTGACATGCTTTGGTGTGGAAGAATCTAGGCCTTTTTGTTCGCAATCTACTGCTCTAGAGGCAATGGCGTCCTCACAACTGAGCCAGGCAGAGCGCTTCACAGAAGTAAGCTCCGATGTAAAACCAACATTGACGGCCCGAGGTCTGTTTTCAGGTCCTGAGCGGGATGATGACCCCAATTTGGAGATGTATGAAGTAGCAGGCAGGGTAGTTTGTGACTAGCACTGTAGCAGATGGATACTTTGGGGCTCTGATGCAACTGCAAGTATGGCGTCAAGTCCTCACATGGCATTGTTCCCACATTCCCGGTCGATAAGCGCGAGCGTTCCTTTTCTGAGATATGACATGCTCCAGATGCTCACATCAAGCTGCGACGAGTCTGTAGGAAATGATGGCCTATCCTCtatcttttctattcttacTGACCACGTCATAAACTCGTCTGACCCGTCAAGTGCTTCGACATGCTTGCTCTTGAGAGCCTCCACAGAACACGTAGGAGTCAAAACAGAGATGTTGCGTTCAATGTATTTGCTCATGAGTACTAGCTAAGAGTCATCAATGAGTGGATCTAGGCGACACAAATGCCTCATTCGGAGTATAATATGGACGAGTAAGATAAGTTGATCCATTGACTTTGCCGTACGGACTTCGGTCCGCGCTTCTCTGACCGCCAGTGTATAGACTGAAACAGCCGAGTCGGAGAGCACAATTCGAACGTCGTGGCTTGTCTCGCATTGCCGAACTGCACGGAAAGCACTAATGCACGATGACATGCCGTGATTGGAGGCATGTGGTCAGCCCATGAGTATTGGGGGACACAAGTTCTCTCTTCTGCTCAGTTTCAAGGTATGGATAGCCTGGCTTGATTCCCTTCTCATACTTTCTCGAGTCGGTCAGCCACCTTTTCTTGCGCAATCACAGGCTTTAGTCTATGTATCAAGCAAATCAGCAAGCGTTCACCGATCCGTGGTTTGgtcatctttttttctgccaGCCGATCTTCATCGGCGATGAGACCGTCTTGTTTCGGGAAACAAACTCGGAGCGAAGACCGATATCTCCGAAGAATTTCAATCCCGTATTTTCTGGCTTACGAATAAGCGCCTTGAAGGTCTCGAATCAAGCATCCTTCTTATTGCTGTTAATAGTTTTTGGTGGGTCAGTTCAGCGTGCAGTAAAACCCTGCTATCGCTATGTTCTCTGTCGCCAATTACACTGTTCGTTCTAGGAGGATCGGGCTCAAGATGGACGGACCGTTCCTTGACCTGTCAAGCCTGGACAATGTGATTCATTCTTGTGTCTCAAGAGTTCAAGCCAGCGTCGCATTCGCCAAGAATAAGTAGGTCAACGGACCAGATACAGGATGGACTACAAAGAAATGATATGCAGTTCGGCCCCCGCCTGGATAAATCGGCACGCTGTCACCCTCCCAAACACACTAAAAGTCCACTATCTGCAGTCATCCTCCAATCGTGCTTATGCAGAGCATACCTTCAATAACCGCAGTTGTGAAGCGCAGGGCGtaccctttccttccccaatTACCCATGCTCGTGGACTAacttctccaacttctccccgACAACACATCGTAGACATGTTCCTGGGGAAAAGAATGGGCTCTTGTGGCTCCGTCCCTCGGCAAGTGACTCCATCGCTTACCCGGAACCCGCTCATTGCTGGTCCAGTAGGCTCTCTTCCCACGATGGGGCATCAGCCAGAGCCTGGTTCCCTTGACTGTCTCCATTCCCACTCCCAGGGGATCAGTCAACATGAATGGCCGCCGATGAGTGGATCCCCTTACTCAGTCTTGGTTGAGTCTGCTTTTCTAGCTCCCAAGCTTAGTCTTAGCCGGGGCTTGGAGGCACTAccttaataaatttttactGTGTGCCGCTATGATTCATTTCTAAGCACAGTATATAGGGTGAGCCTGACCTCCACCTGGGGTCGCCCTCCTCTCTGCTCCTAGTCCCCCGGTCCTGAGAACTATATCTTAAGTGGTGATTTAAGCTCTCAGTGAGTACGGTTTGGGCTGTGTTCACGTCGACTGCTACTAGGGTTATCTGATCCGCTGTCTGTTTCGCCCTCCAACCCTTACCTTTATCGTCCACTCCACCAGACGGTCCGTCTGATCGATTATTATTGGGGTGGAAAATGGGGACCAATGCTGATTACGACGAGAAGGCTGTTGCGGAATCCCTCACTGCAAACAACAATGGCGACTGCCATGAACTTCCTACTCCGTCAGAGGAGAAACCCTCAGAGGAACCGATCTTCGATACCGGCTTCAAGTCATGGATCCAAGTGCTaggctctttcttcctcttcttcaactcatGGTATGTGAGGCCCTCTACTCTGGTACCATGTAGGTCATCAACTGACGAAAGATGACGGCCAGGGGTGTCATTAACACCTGGGGTGCGTTCCAAACGTATTATGAGCAGGACTTGTTGTCGGACATGTCATCGTCCAGCATCGCCTGGATTGGCTCACTCCAGGCTTTCCTACTCATGCTTTTTGGTGTGGTGACAGGACCTCTCTTCGATGCAGGCTATTTCCGTGCTCTGCTCACGTTTGGAAGCATCATGCTTCCCTttgggttgatgatgaccagtCTTGCTACCAAGTTCTGGCAGCTGATCCTGGCCCAAGGTATCGTTATTGGTCTGTCTGCCGGATGTCTGTTCGTCCCATCCGTCGCCATTTTGCCTCAGTACTTCAAGAAGAGACGTGGTCTGGCCAACGGCCTGGCCGCTTCGGGCAGCAGTATCGGGGGTGTGATCTACCCGATCATGTTTGACCAGCTACAGCACAAGGTCGGCTTTCCCTGGGCAACTAGAGCTATCGGCTTCCTTTGTTTCGGAACTTGCTGCATCTCATACAGCATCATGCGTATGCGCTTCCAGCCGACAGAGAAGCGCAAGCTGGTCCAGTTGGCTGCCTTCAAGGAACCGCATTTTGTGATGTTTTGCATTGGCATGTTCCTGGGTTTCCTTGGATTCTacaacttcctcttctatATCCAGTCCTATGCCATCGACACCGGAATTGTTGGTTCCACCCTCGGATTCTATCTGCTCTCCATGCTGAATGCGGGGTCCACCATTGGACGTATCTGTCCGAACTTCATCGCAGACCACACGGGTCCCCTGAACGTCCTCACTCCTGCAGCTACCGCTACCGCTATTCTTGCCTTCGCTTGGATCGGAGTCCACAATGCGCCAGGCATCATCGTTCTCTCCGTACTGTATGGTCTCTGCTCCGGCGGTTTCGTGTCACTTCCGCCGGTCGTGATGGTGACTCTGACCAAGGACATCCGGGACCTGGGAACTCGTCTAGGCATGGTGTTCGCAATCACCTCTGTCGGACTGCTGATCGGTACGCCTATCGGCGGAGCCATCTTGAGCAACTCGGGCAGCTACCTGGGAGTGCAGCTCTTCACAGCTTGCTGTCTCATCACGTCTGCCTCCGTCTTTGCCGCGCTGAGATTCTCTCGCTCGAGTATGAGACTGATCGCGCGTGTGTGAGCGCAGCCTGACAACACACCAACTCCTAATCCCACTTCAATCAATTACGCCGCGACTGCATCAACTCACCTCCATGAGAACTGCTACCTTAATACTTGATGACCCAAAAGAGTTACATATTCCATCTAAGCATTTGCATTTGCATCATGCATCATTGGAGAACCGGTGTTGTTTTTTGGGATGATAAAAGTTTGATCTTTTGATTACGATAGATAAGATTCAAGAACTAGATTAGAACATATTGCTTAATGTATTACGAttcagattgattgatagataTTTAATGCACAGCATGGGTACCATTTCAAGCCTGTTTCATTTCAATGACCTCAGGTCTTATAAGAATTCTATTCAAGCTGTCCTTAGTCCACTCAACATGCATGGCATGACACGTCCGTTCATCAACCCAGAATAGAAACAATAATAGTAATGGCAACGCCCAAACACCAAATGCTAGAAACAAACCGACCGACAAACCACTTTTCTCTTATGCTATTCATCAACCCTCCTTGCTGTCCTCACACCatgatatgtatatatacctaGACCCGTCCAATCCatgcatccatcatcatcatcaccgcccgAACGAAGCGTCCTACGAAACATGAATCGGATCCACCAAgaactcctccccattctccCGAATATGCTGGAGTTTCTTATCGCGACTGCACGGCTTGCGCATATCAAAGGCATCTTCACCTGAATCCGAGAAGCCTGTTGGATCGTCACTGTAGTAGTTTACTACTCGGCGGAAGACGGAGTATCTGCGTGGAACACCACTATTAGCATCATCATATTCCTTTTGCGGGGAACTGAGTGAAACCACAAAGGCTCGGACAGGAAAAGCGAGAAAATGAAAGTAGAGAAAAGGGTATAAACTCACCCCATGCCCTTATACATCCCCACGGCAACTTTATTCCCCGCTCGTACATAGAGATCGACAAACCAGGCATCGTTGATATCGGAGCCCTGTTCCAGACGTTCGGTGAGACGACGCGCGTGGCCGAGACGGCGCCATGCGGGCGCAACGGTTAAAACGGTAATGTGGCCGTGCCAGGGCGTGTAGTGTTCGGAATGGCGCATCGAGGCGGGTTGTTCTTCGAGCTTGCCCATGACTGATGACGCGCATTAGTTGTGATTACTACTTCTTGAAGGGTGGTGGGAAAGAAACTCACTGTAACCTACGATGCCTTCCTGGCGATCCTGAACGCTGCTAAAGAGGGAGGGCCATCGCATGAGGTAATTGAGGTAGAATCCGAGGTCGTAGTTTTCGGTCAATGGGTCAAGGTTGGTGAGGTTGAGGGACAGGAGGTCCGTTGGGGACATGCGCCGGATGGAACTCATGGTTGGTGTATGTGTTTTTTTCCTTAGGGGGGAAGGTTGAGCGGTGGTTCTCAAGAAGATAGTCTAatagatggaggggaagatgaagcaaTTTGGGGAGTTGATCGGCGAGTCAATCGGGGCTTGGGCGGTCACGGGGAGGAGATCTTTTTGAGGGTCgggcttctttctccctctccttctgtGCCCCCCTCATTagtgttattattattattgttcctctctccttctctctctctctctttccctctccggCTCATTCTCTATTTTATTTCGACTCTTTCGTTCTCGGGATAGCCGGTCTCGACTTCTTCGTTCCTTtacccttttccctctttctctcccgtcCTTTACAACTGGCTGCGTGGAAAAGCATCCTGGTGATGCGGTCGGCGATCCACCATTGACTTCCGTTCCCCTGTTCGTTATTTACTTCGCGGCAGCCACTTACGATTTGCAAAGAATCTCCAACAAACAACCCCTGTTTCCCTTGTTTAGACCGTCGAGGTTCCTACGTCAAACTATC
This genomic window contains:
- the PZF1 gene encoding C2H2-type zinc finger protein (COG:K;~EggNog:ENOG410PIPG;~InterPro:IPR036236,IPR013087;~PFAM:PF00096) is translated as MAQKRKASGDLPNAKRLQSRTTLDDVDPIYEEKHSDPEYDFSDDSSVASGSLHETPATPMSTISARYPSELKTHRCPFEGCTKAFNRPARLQEHLRSHNNERLFRCTHDDCDKTFLRASHLSHHIKSAHTGIRDYVCDRPGCGKSFVTGSRLRRHIAAHDGRDKYRCTEFPPCDETFRKHSTLQKHIMSVHLKQKPFSCPHIDPTTGQKCPMAFDTAGHLRAHESRIHTEKRFTCTECTQQAEQANPSSSETPAPTTSTFPTYALLQAHIRTVHPPQCPNCNLICSTARELRRHLEVSHGNVSLEERKVFPCTIPGCDSSFTKKGNLTVHIRTVHQGEKRFVCGETDLSMSKRVVGWTGADGCGKRYGSKLALEEHIRTAHLGFPNAKAERRQRLGLNKTPDSHQTGPSALAALTGEGYAEETGRQITCFIEGCPHRFHRNYDLWVHMGSKHGCTEDEIRDMFMQRALLADSNEPVTGDMFGIYGLEFDNDDSSAPYEPYILHADAKSGLYTMGNGGDPTTNENNPGDFPSNFADAMIQDVDVDVLPPSAASSSSKIPSADDMAMIDPLLAYNMADS
- the RPB6 gene encoding DNA-directed RNA polymerase core subunit RPO26 (BUSCO:EOG09265552;~COG:K;~EggNog:ENOG410PQRP;~InterPro:IPR012293,IPR028363,IPR006111,IPR006110, IPR020708,IPR036161;~PFAM:PF01192;~go_component: GO:0005634 - nucleus [Evidence IEA];~go_component: GO:0005665 - RNA polymerase II, core complex [Evidence IEA];~go_function: GO:0003677 - DNA binding [Evidence IEA];~go_function: GO:0003899 - DNA-directed 5'-3' RNA polymerase activity [Evidence IEA];~go_process: GO:0006351 - transcription, DNA-templated [Evidence IEA]), translating into MSDYGDHDAEETYDYEPEQEYDDNEPEDFLNPEDVDVAEGGADEYGEGSYAPAVNGNHIVASGDPNAGYAGKVMEQTREKKVPNDQRQTTPYMTKYERARVLGTRALQISMNAPVLVDLEGETDPLQIAIKELNQKKIPLIVRRYLPDGWYEDWTCEELL
- a CDS encoding MCT family MFS transporter (COG:G;~EggNog:ENOG410Q17K;~InterPro:IPR020846,IPR011701,IPR036259;~PFAM:PF07690;~TransMembrane:12 (i48-68o88-110i117-136o142-163i175-194o206-226i247-267o273-292i313-333o339-364i376-397o403-424i);~go_function: GO:0022857 - transmembrane transporter activity [Evidence IEA];~go_process: GO:0055085 - transmembrane transport [Evidence IEA]); this encodes MGTNADYDEKAVAESLTANNNGDCHELPTPSEEKPSEEPIFDTGFKSWIQVLGSFFLFFNSWGVINTWGAFQTYYEQDLLSDMSSSSIAWIGSLQAFLLMLFGVVTGPLFDAGYFRALLTFGSIMLPFGLMMTSLATKFWQLILAQGIVIGLSAGCLFVPSVAILPQYFKKRRGLANGLAASGSSIGGVIYPIMFDQLQHKVGFPWATRAIGFLCFGTCCISYSIMRMRFQPTEKRKLVQLAAFKEPHFVMFCIGMFLGFLGFYNFLFYIQSYAIDTGIVGSTLGFYLLSMLNAGSTIGRICPNFIADHTGPLNVLTPAATATAILAFAWIGVHNAPGIIVLSVLYGLCSGGFVSLPPVVMVTLTKDIRDLGTRLGMVFAITSVGLLIGTPIGGAILSNSGSYLGVQLFTACCLITSASVFAALRFSRSSMRLIARV
- a CDS encoding peptide alpha-N-acetyltransferase complex B subunit NAT3 (BUSCO:EOG09264ABT;~COG:S;~EggNog:ENOG410PNTA;~InterPro:IPR000182,IPR016181;~PFAM:PF13673,PF00583;~go_function: GO:0008080 - N-acetyltransferase activity [Evidence IEA]); protein product: MSSIRRMSPTDLLSLNLTNLDPLTENYDLGFYLNYLMRWPSLFSSVQDRQEGIVGYIMGKLEEQPASMRHSEHYTPWHGHITVLTVAPAWRRLGHARRLTERLEQGSDINDAWFVDLYVRAGNKVAVGMYKGMGYSVFRRVVNYYSDDPTGFSDSGEDAFDMRKPCSRDKKLQHIRENGEEFLVDPIHVS